The Coffea arabica cultivar ET-39 chromosome 4e, Coffea Arabica ET-39 HiFi, whole genome shotgun sequence genome includes a window with the following:
- the LOC140006003 gene encoding uncharacterized protein produces the protein MGEEEKKPEEKKPEEAKVVEGDKKDEAPKGDEKKAAAEESKDKDSPPAAAAPVPPPPQEIILQVYMHCEGCARKVRRCLKGFDGVEEVVTDCKASKVVVKGDKADPLKVLERVQRKSHRQVQLLSPIPKPRPPEEAKKVEEKEVPKPEEKKEELPVITVVLKVHMHCEACAQKMKRRIQKMQGVESVQPDLNSSEVTVKGAFEPPKLVDLIYKGTDKHAEIVKVEPEKKEEEKPKEGKEEAKADGGGEKGSKKGEDDGKKPEKEDGAPPLAGGSVGEDQPPKQEAGQEGGDPKLEMKKNDFYYYHPQNHHQNDFYYYHPQNNQQLHHPAYVQESYGYPAYPPQMFSDENPHACSVM, from the exons ATGGGAGAG GAAGAGAAGAAGCCCGAGGAAAAGAAGCCAGAGGAAGCTAAGGTGGTAGAGGGAGACAAGAAGGATGAAGCACCAAAAGGTGATGAAAAGAAAGCGGCCGCCGAGGAATCCAAAGACAAAGACAGCCCGCCAGCTGCTGCTGCCCCTGTTCCTCCGCCGCCGCAAGAAATCATTTTACAAGTCTACATGCATTGTGAAGGATGTGCTCGAAAAGTTCGCAGATGCCTCAAAGGCTTTGATG GAGTGGAAGAAGTTGTGACTGATTGCAAGGCAAGTAAGGTGGTGGTGAAAGGTGATAAGGCAGATCCACTCAAGGTTTTGGAGAGGGTTCAGAGGAAGAGCCACCGCCAAGTGCAGCTTCTTTCTCCGATTCCGAAGCCGCGGCCACCGGAGGAAGCCAAGAAGGTTGAAGAGAAAGAAGTTCCTAAACctgaagagaaaaaagaagag cttcctGTGATTACTGTAGTCTTGAAAGTTCACATGCATTGTGAGGCTTGTGCTCAAAAAATGAAGAGGCGTATACAGAAAATGCAag GAGTTGAAAGTGTACAGCCAGATCTAAACAGCTCCGAAGTGACTGTGAAAGGGGCATTCGAGCCACCTAAGCTGGTTGATCTTATTTACAAGGGGACAGATAAACATGCTGAAATTGTTAAGGTAGAACCTGAGAAAAAGGAGGAAGAGAAACCtaaggaaggaaaagaagaggCAAAAGCCGATGGTGGCGGCGAAAAGGGGAGCAAGAAAGGTGAAGATGATGGCAAAAAACCCGAAAAGGAAGACGGTGCACCGCCTCTGGCTGGCGGCAGCGTCGGTGAAGATCAGCCGCCGAAACAAGAAGCTGGACAAGAAGGAGGTGATcctaaattggaaatgaagaagaatgatTTCTACTATTATCATCCACAAAACCATCATCAGAATGATTTCTACTATTATCATCCACAGAACAATCAGCAGCTTCATCATCCAGCCTATGTTCAAGAATCTTATGGATATCCAGCGTATCCTCCACAGATGTTCAGTGATGAGAACCCTCATGCATGCTCTGTAATGTAA